TCGCCGGCGGCGATGCGCCGCAATTCCTCGTGGGCCTGCGCGAGCTGTTCGCGTTTGCGGTACTGGCCGCCGGGTAGCTTCACGCCGGCCCAGACCCCGTACTCCTCGCGATGTGTGATTGCCCGCTGCGCGCACAGTCGCTGCTGAGCCAGTGGGCACCGACGCAGGCATTGAATCCGCGCCTCGGTGGCCGACCGCTCGTAGGCGCGCGCCTTAGCCGCGCCGTCGCCGCCGTCGTCGTCGGGATAGCCGAACCAGAGTTCTGGGTTGGATGCGCAGGGGTTTGCCATGTGTGGAGCTCCTTTCCAACGAAACGTATGCGGAATCGTATACACACCAGGCTGCTTCCGACAAGAGAAACGAGATAAAAACGTATATAACAAGAGTGGTCGGGCGGGCTGTGTAATATCCGCCGTATGGCCGGAGCCAGCCGTGAGCCGTGAGTCGGCCGGCGCGGCCATGCGCGCGTTGCGCGAGTCGCGGGACTGGTCGCTCGCGGACCTCGCGGCAGCCACCGGGGTGAGCATCATGGGGCTCAGCTACCTCGAGCGGGGCGCCCGCAAGCCCCACAAAAGCACAGTTCAAAAAGTCGAAAACGGCTTGGGCCTGCCTCCGGGCACCTACTCGCGCCTGTTGGTCGCCGCCGATC
The nucleotide sequence above comes from Mycobacterium kiyosense. Encoded proteins:
- the whiB5 gene encoding transcriptional regulator WhiB5; this translates as MANPCASNPELWFGYPDDDGGDGAAKARAYERSATEARIQCLRRCPLAQQRLCAQRAITHREEYGVWAGVKLPGGQYRKREQLAQAHEELRRIAAGEINARQLPENAALLARHESNTVAVNAVVLHLPAARLGPRTAA